One Kineococcus radiotolerans SRS30216 = ATCC BAA-149 DNA window includes the following coding sequences:
- a CDS encoding helix-turn-helix transcriptional regulator — translation MVNKAKESAGAKHLHNRLAVLRAERGITRRQLAEAVGVNVQTIGFLERGDYGPSVELALRLAGHFGLPVEALFSLTPFPPMSAQLYPAPTSPTAPAEAPTTTPAQAGAST, via the coding sequence GTGGTGAACAAGGCGAAGGAGTCGGCAGGCGCGAAGCACCTGCACAACCGCCTCGCGGTGCTGCGCGCCGAACGCGGCATCACCCGCCGCCAGCTGGCCGAAGCGGTCGGCGTCAACGTTCAGACCATCGGCTTCCTCGAACGCGGCGATTACGGCCCCTCCGTCGAACTCGCCCTGCGCCTGGCCGGCCACTTCGGCCTACCCGTGGAGGCGCTCTTCTCCCTCACCCCCTTCCCGCCCATGTCAGCGCAGCTCTACCCCGCCCCCACATCCCCCACGGCGCCCGCTGAGGCACCGACGACCACGCCCGCCCAGGCAGGAGCCAGCACATGA
- a CDS encoding SDR family NAD(P)-dependent oxidoreductase produces MDGMALDTTKTTGTALITGASSGIGAVYARQLAERGWGLVLVARRGDRLEQLAAALRDEHGVTVQTLTADLSQASDLTRVAARAVDVDLLVNNAGINGYGPFAQTEADLLTQVLAVNVTALTVLTRAAVPGMLTRGRGAVISVASLLAFAGSLPPDPLPHRAVYGGTKGYVVTFTRTLAAELAGSPVSVQVVCPGLTATEFHLTRGDLPVPGEEKVHDDGGMPPEDVVEASLSALRDGETMCVPGLEDPAAVEALTAAEGTLRASSRGGQIAGRYRQTGTRAD; encoded by the coding sequence ATGGACGGCATGGCACTCGACACCACCAAGACCACCGGGACCGCCCTGATCACCGGCGCCTCCTCCGGAATCGGCGCCGTGTACGCCCGCCAGCTCGCCGAACGGGGTTGGGGTCTCGTCCTCGTCGCTCGCCGAGGCGACCGCCTGGAGCAGCTTGCCGCCGCGCTGCGCGACGAGCACGGCGTCACGGTGCAGACCCTCACCGCCGACCTATCCCAGGCCAGCGACCTGACCCGGGTCGCCGCACGTGCCGTCGATGTGGACCTCCTGGTCAACAACGCGGGCATCAACGGCTACGGCCCGTTCGCGCAGACCGAAGCCGACCTGCTGACCCAGGTGCTGGCCGTCAACGTCACCGCCCTGACGGTGCTGACCCGGGCCGCCGTGCCCGGAATGCTGACGCGCGGGCGCGGCGCCGTCATCAGCGTGGCCTCGCTGCTGGCGTTCGCCGGGAGCCTGCCGCCGGACCCACTCCCCCACCGCGCCGTGTACGGCGGCACCAAGGGCTACGTCGTGACGTTCACCCGTACCCTCGCCGCCGAACTGGCCGGGTCCCCGGTGAGCGTGCAGGTCGTGTGCCCAGGACTGACCGCCACCGAATTCCACCTCACCAGAGGCGACCTGCCCGTCCCTGGCGAGGAGAAGGTCCACGACGACGGCGGCATGCCACCCGAAGACGTCGTCGAGGCCTCGCTGTCGGCGCTTCGCGACGGCGAGACGATGTGCGTGCCCGGGCTCGAGGACCCGGCTGCGGTGGAGGCGTTGACCGCCGCCGAAGGCACGCTGCGCGCCAGTTCTCGAGGCGGCCAGATCGCCGGTCGCTACCGGCAGACCGGGACCAGGGCGGACTGA